The DNA segment CGTCTTCCTGATAGCTCAGCCCGCGAATCCCCTGCAGGATCTTGTTGCGGGCCTGCATAAACCCGATATCACCGGCCTGGTACTCGGTCAGGATCGGGCGCAGGCTGGTTACCCCTACATCCACGATACGTCGCAGCTCGTTACGTCGCAGCTCCATATAGTGGTCGACATGAATAAACGCCTGCACCCCGATTACCCCCAGCACCGAGATGGTAACAATCACTACAGCCAGGTTGAACCGGCCGCGACTGCTGAAAAGAAACGCGGGAAGCTGCATCCGGCTACCTGGGGTCCCCGTCAACTGACAGGTCATCCAGAAACTTCGACAGTTCTCTCAGGGTCTCCAGCGGAATAGTATGCCCGCCGGCAAAGCTGTGCAGCTGGCCATCGAATACCGAGCTCGTAAGGACCTCGTAGGCAGCCTCTGCACCTACGATATCGAGAATCGGGTCCTGCACACCATGCGACTGAAACAGCGGCACCCGGGCGTCTTCACCCCAGCGCTGCGACAGCCCCTGTGCCAGCTTCTCCCAGCGCTCGTGAGCTACCAGGGCACCTGAAAGCTGCAGCAGGGCTGCGGGTGGCTTCGGCGCCTGCAGCGCAACCTCGGCGGCAACCATCGCCCCCTGGCTGAAACCGCCTATCACCAGCCTGTTCCAGTCCAGGCCGCTCTCTGCAATAAACTCCAGCACCTCTCTGGCTGATTCCCGCAGACCGTCGGGATCCATGCGGGACAAGCCGACAAAATAATCACCGGTAAGAGCTCGCAGCACCTCCTGCTCGTCGCGCGGAAACCAGGCAGTGCCGTGCCTGAATCCATCCAGTACAATCTCGTATGGCGCCTGGGGAAACAGATAGTCAACCTGGACCTGTGTGCTGATTTCACTGCTCAGTCCCATCAGATCATGGGCATCGGCCCCGAACCCATGCAGCAGGATGCAGTGAATATCCGCATGGGCCCTCTCACGGGCATAGACGCGTATCGGCATAGTAGCTCCTTCAGTATGTAACCTACTCACCTTTGTACCTGATTTCCAGTCTGGAAGCAATTGCGTATTTGGTAATTGCCGAGTATGATACACTACATGATTACTACGACATTTCTCATTGCCGGGGTCGGCGGCGGGGTTGCCGCTCTGGTGTTTGCATTGTTCAAAACCCGCTGGATATACCGCCAGTCACCGGGAAGCGAAGATCTTCAGCGCATCAGCGGCTATGTCTCGGAGGGGGCCATGGCCTTCCTTTCCCGTGAATACCGGGTGCTGATTCCGTTCGTGATCATCGTGGCGGCATTTCTTGCGGTAGCCAATACCGGGTCGCTGCGCCTGCAGTCGATTGCATTCCTGCTGGGCGCCCTTACCTCCGGACTGGCCGGGTTTATCGGGATGCGCGTAGCAACGGCGTCGAACTCGCGCACGACCCATGCGGCGACCAACGGCCTGAACCCGGCCCTGAAGGTAGCCTTTTCCGGCGGTACCGTAATGGGCATGAGCGTGGTAGGCCTGGTGCTGCTGGGTGCCAGCAGCATTCTTATTGCCGGCTCCTGGCTCTATGGTGATGATCCCGACACCATTCAGTACACCATCCTGCCGATACTCTCGGGTTTTTCGCTGGGTGCAAGCTCGATAGCACTGTTTTCACGGGTAGGCGGCGGGATATTCACCAAGGCTGCCGATGTCGGGGCCGACCTTGTCGGCAAGGTAGAGGCCGGGATCCCCGAGGACGATCCGCGAAACCCGGCAACCATCGCCGATAACGTCGGCGACAACGTGGGAGATGTAGCCGGGATGGGTGCAGACCTGTTCGAGAGCTTTGTCGGTTCACTGGTCGGCAGCATGATCCTGGCGCTCACGGTTGATGCCCCGGTTGATATGCGATTGCGGCTGTTTGCATTCCCGATCATCCTCAGTGCAGTCGGGCTGCTCAGTTCCATGATCGGGGTTTTCTTTGTTCGTGCCCGTGAGGGGATATCCCCGCAGAAAGCGTTGAACGCTGGCACCTTCGGGGCATCACTGCTGGCGGCATTGTTGACCATCCTGACCGCGTATCTGCTGGTCGGCGGCCAGAGCTTTGCGGGTGCCGGGATGTGGCACCTGGTTGGCAGTGTACTCATCGGACTGGTGGCCGGGGTATCAATCGGTCTGCTGACCGAGATGTTCACCGGCACCGACACCTATCCGGTAAACCAGATTGTAGAAAGTTGCCAGACCGGCGCGGCGACAACCATCATTACCGGCGTCGGCATGGGAATGCTGTCCACCGTTTTCCCGATCCTTATCATCGGGGCAACGATCCTGATCAGTTTTATGCTGACCGGCCTGTTCGGGATTGCCATTGCCGCACTTGGCATGCTGATTACCCTGGGAATCCAACTGGCGGTCGATGCCTACGGCCCGATCGCCGATAACGCCGGCGGGCTTGCGGTAATGGCTGGCTATCCTGCCGGGGTACGGGATATCACCGACGAGCTGGACTCGGTCGGCAACACCACCGCCGCTATCGGCAAGGGGTTTGCAATCGGCTCAGCGGCCCTGACAGCCATCATCCTGTTTACCAGCTTTCGTGAGCAGGCCGGCGCGGGGGATATCAACCTGATGGATGTGCGGGTGCTTGTTGGCATTCTGCTGGGAGCAGTGATACCATATCTCTTCAGCGCCCTGGCAATGAATGCAATCGGCAAGGCTGCATTCCTGATGATCGAAGAGGTTCGCCGGCAGTTCAAGCAGAAGCCCGGCATTCTGACCGACACCGAAAAACCGGATTACGGCCGCTGTGTAGACATCAGCACCGCCTCGGCTTTGAAGCAGATGCTGATACCCGGTATTATTGCAGCATTGACGCCAGTCCTGGTCGGTTTTCTGGGCGGCATCGATATGCTTGTTGGTGTCCTGGTCGGGGTAACGGCATCCGGGGTTGTTCTGGCAATCTTTATGGCAAACTCCGGTGGAGCCTGGGACAATGCCAAAAAAATGATCGAGGGAGGAGCCGGCGGCGGACGCGGTTCCGAGGCGCACAAGGCATCGGTGGTCGGTGACACGGTTGGCGATCCATTCAAGGATACCGCTGGCCCGGCTCTGAACATACTTATAAAGTTGATGGCAGTGGTCAGTCTGGTGATCGCGCCAATGCTTATGGCTTATTGGGGGTAATACATGGAGTATACAAACCATCTCTATCTGATTCTCTATCCGAATCCTTCGCTGGTTGCGTCGCAGTACAATCCACAGCAGTTTGCGCGTCACTATATCTCCGGCAGCACCCGGTATTATGACGGCAAGGTGTTGTTCGCCGAGATTGACATCAACTATCGCCACCCGCACTTTGCGATCGAAGAGGGGCTGGCGCAACTGGTGCCGCATGAAGACGGGCGTCCCAAGGCGACAAAGTTCATCTCGATTTACCGCGTGTTGGAGCACATAGATTTTGATGCCATCCAGAAGCTGTATCTTACCTCTCCGGAGGCCGCAGTGCTGGAGCTTGAGCCGGCCAATGACGATGTAAAGACCCGGGAGCCGGGTATTCTGCGCATCTTTGCCGAGATCACCCCGCTGCGCATGCTGGTTCTGACCAAGCTCGACTTTATCGAATTCGGTCGATCGATTACCGCAGAAAACGACATGCGGAGCGTTCCCTCGCTGTTCTACACCCAGCTGGAATTCGACACCGAGAGTTTCCTGCAGGACTTCGAACACAATCCGCTGATGCAACCGCCAATCCCCGGGCTGCACCCCAGCAAGCTCCGCGATGCTATCTTTGAACTGCAGTCATCGCGGGACAAAACCTCCAAGGGGCTTGCACTGGACAGTTCGTTCGACAAGATACCCTACCGCTTTATTCGCCACGGATTTATGTTCGCTGCGGGAAGCAGGTACCGGTTTTTCCGTATGCCGG comes from the Spirochaeta africana DSM 8902 genome and includes:
- a CDS encoding alpha/beta hydrolase, with the protein product MPIRVYARERAHADIHCILLHGFGADAHDLMGLSSEISTQVQVDYLFPQAPYEIVLDGFRHGTAWFPRDEQEVLRALTGDYFVGLSRMDPDGLRESAREVLEFIAESGLDWNRLVIGGFSQGAMVAAEVALQAPKPPAALLQLSGALVAHERWEKLAQGLSQRWGEDARVPLFQSHGVQDPILDIVGAEAAYEVLTSSVFDGQLHSFAGGHTIPLETLRELSKFLDDLSVDGDPR
- a CDS encoding sodium-translocating pyrophosphatase, which translates into the protein MITTTFLIAGVGGGVAALVFALFKTRWIYRQSPGSEDLQRISGYVSEGAMAFLSREYRVLIPFVIIVAAFLAVANTGSLRLQSIAFLLGALTSGLAGFIGMRVATASNSRTTHAATNGLNPALKVAFSGGTVMGMSVVGLVLLGASSILIAGSWLYGDDPDTIQYTILPILSGFSLGASSIALFSRVGGGIFTKAADVGADLVGKVEAGIPEDDPRNPATIADNVGDNVGDVAGMGADLFESFVGSLVGSMILALTVDAPVDMRLRLFAFPIILSAVGLLSSMIGVFFVRAREGISPQKALNAGTFGASLLAALLTILTAYLLVGGQSFAGAGMWHLVGSVLIGLVAGVSIGLLTEMFTGTDTYPVNQIVESCQTGAATTIITGVGMGMLSTVFPILIIGATILISFMLTGLFGIAIAALGMLITLGIQLAVDAYGPIADNAGGLAVMAGYPAGVRDITDELDSVGNTTAAIGKGFAIGSAALTAIILFTSFREQAGAGDINLMDVRVLVGILLGAVIPYLFSALAMNAIGKAAFLMIEEVRRQFKQKPGILTDTEKPDYGRCVDISTASALKQMLIPGIIAALTPVLVGFLGGIDMLVGVLVGVTASGVVLAIFMANSGGAWDNAKKMIEGGAGGGRGSEAHKASVVGDTVGDPFKDTAGPALNILIKLMAVVSLVIAPMLMAYWG